The Streptomyces sp. NBC_01275 genome has a segment encoding these proteins:
- a CDS encoding ABC transporter ATP-binding protein, translated as MTTDAVQPAAVQPAAVQSTAVQPAAVQLTAVQRRYGSTRSTGTGVTALDDVTLALPRGSFTAVMGPSGSGKSTLLQCAAGLDRPTAGSVRVGGTELTALSERRLTLLRRERIGFVFQAFNLLPALTAEQNVALPLRLAGRRPSKARVREALRQVGLAERAGHRPAQLSGGQQQRVALARALITRPEVLFADEPTGALDSTAGREVLTLLRAMVDTEGQTVVMVTHDPLAASYADRVVFLVDGRVHGELTGADAETIAARTAGLESNGHRSGEQAVGTSC; from the coding sequence ATGACCACAGACGCCGTACAACCGGCCGCCGTCCAACCGGCCGCCGTCCAGTCGACCGCCGTCCAACCTGCCGCCGTGCAACTGACCGCCGTGCAAAGGCGATACGGATCGACGAGATCGACGGGCACCGGGGTGACCGCGCTCGACGACGTCACGCTCGCCCTGCCCCGCGGCTCCTTCACCGCCGTCATGGGGCCCTCCGGCTCGGGCAAGTCGACGCTGTTGCAGTGCGCCGCCGGGCTCGACCGGCCCACCGCGGGCTCGGTGCGGGTCGGCGGGACCGAGCTGACCGCCCTGAGCGAGCGCCGGCTGACGCTCCTGCGGCGCGAGCGGATCGGCTTCGTCTTCCAGGCCTTCAACCTGCTGCCCGCCCTGACCGCCGAGCAGAACGTGGCCCTCCCCCTGCGCCTGGCCGGCCGCCGCCCGTCGAAGGCCCGGGTGCGCGAGGCCCTGCGCCAGGTCGGGCTCGCCGAGCGCGCCGGACACCGCCCCGCCCAGCTCTCCGGCGGCCAGCAGCAACGCGTCGCGCTGGCCCGCGCCCTGATCACCCGCCCCGAGGTCCTCTTCGCCGACGAGCCCACCGGGGCCCTGGACTCGACGGCCGGCCGCGAGGTGCTGACGCTGCTGCGCGCCATGGTCGACACGGAGGGCCAGACGGTCGTGATGGTCACCCACGATCCACTGGCCGCCTCCTACGCGGACCGTGTGGTCTTCCTGGTCGACGGCCGCGTCCACGGCGAACTGACCGGCGCGGACGCGGAGACGATCGCCGCCCGGACGGCCGGGCTGGAGAGCAACGGGCACAGGAGCGGTGAGCAGGCGGTGGGCACGTCATGCTGA
- a CDS encoding ABC transporter permease: MLSVALRTLRARWTAFVGSFVALALGVGLLAVMGQALAASLEAPEHAPERFAAAPVVVKGQDTLRVPTPIGERTAKLATPRPVPAATITALRALGPVTQDRSFPVRAPGAPADLVGHPWPTARFASYELTAGRAPETADEVVTTGTWATVGDRLRTGDGRVRVVGTVRAAGAAQASGAAQASGSENAIFYADARAARLAPTSTQLVVEADATAVRAAVGETASVLTGDARRLADADPDPDRDAEALTALNALFGTAGGVTAFVSVFVVASTFAFAVDRRRREFGLLRTAGATPGQIRRTVLAEALLVGTLASATGCALGAYGAPHLAELVVDGGLAPGWYAIGGHVWPYVLAFWTGLSVALAGAAAASWRAGRTAPTQALREAAVDGRALTSGRRVCGTALLLTAAATLAYALATDPGDLLHRKTYISRPMLLITATALLSPALVRPLARLLPRLPGPVSLLVRENALAGARRTAAAAAPVLVTVALAGSLLGATATLNEARAAEVRQQTAADFVLTPGDGGSGDGGATVPASTVEQLRRIPDTIVSAGAATAVYTLEDGVALVKSEARAADPGLLGSALRPPVTAGRLADLDDASIVVTEEWAEHRVGQRVRIWLGDGTPKTLRIAAVLAVGTGDNGVYVTPANAGGAGVDRIDVRVRAGADPAAVAARLRAVDGVRVLTTAQWVRASYPQTNRTTRLGLLLVLGVALLYTGISLANTLLMAAADRRRESSILRLAGATNGQLLCLTGVEALTVVGLGAVLGLAVTAANLAGLAGALHLVSAPATVVVPWEAMGWVAGACGVVGVVVSLAATVGSGRG; encoded by the coding sequence ATGCTGAGCGTCGCACTGCGCACCCTGCGCGCCCGCTGGACCGCGTTCGTCGGCAGCTTCGTCGCCCTCGCGCTGGGCGTCGGACTGCTCGCCGTGATGGGCCAGGCCCTGGCCGCCTCGCTGGAGGCGCCGGAGCACGCCCCGGAACGGTTCGCGGCGGCCCCGGTGGTGGTCAAGGGGCAGGACACCCTGCGGGTGCCGACCCCGATCGGCGAACGGACGGCGAAGTTGGCGACGCCGCGTCCGGTGCCGGCCGCCACGATCACCGCGCTCCGCGCACTCGGCCCGGTCACCCAGGACCGCTCCTTCCCGGTCCGGGCGCCCGGCGCACCCGCCGATCTGGTCGGCCACCCCTGGCCGACGGCGCGCTTCGCGTCGTACGAACTGACCGCCGGCCGTGCGCCGGAGACCGCCGACGAGGTCGTGACCACCGGAACCTGGGCGACCGTGGGCGACCGCCTACGCACCGGGGACGGACGAGTGCGGGTGGTCGGCACCGTGCGGGCGGCAGGCGCGGCGCAGGCGTCGGGCGCGGCGCAGGCGTCGGGCTCCGAGAACGCGATCTTCTACGCGGACGCACGGGCCGCCCGACTAGCCCCGACGTCGACCCAGTTGGTGGTCGAGGCGGATGCGACGGCCGTACGCGCGGCGGTGGGCGAGACGGCGAGCGTCCTCACGGGCGACGCCCGCCGTCTCGCCGACGCCGACCCCGACCCCGACCGCGACGCCGAGGCCCTGACCGCGCTGAACGCCCTGTTCGGCACGGCCGGCGGGGTGACCGCCTTCGTCTCCGTCTTCGTCGTCGCCTCCACCTTCGCCTTCGCGGTCGACCGGCGGCGGCGCGAGTTCGGGCTGCTGCGCACCGCGGGGGCCACCCCGGGCCAGATCCGGCGGACGGTCCTGGCGGAGGCGCTGCTCGTCGGCACGCTCGCCTCGGCGACCGGCTGCGCACTCGGCGCGTACGGCGCCCCGCACCTGGCCGAGCTGGTGGTCGACGGCGGTCTCGCACCGGGCTGGTACGCGATCGGCGGCCACGTCTGGCCGTACGTACTCGCCTTCTGGACGGGCCTGTCGGTCGCCCTGGCCGGTGCGGCGGCCGCGTCCTGGCGGGCCGGGCGGACCGCGCCGACGCAGGCGCTGCGCGAGGCCGCGGTCGACGGGCGCGCGCTGACGTCGGGACGCCGGGTGTGCGGTACGGCGCTGCTGCTCACGGCCGCCGCGACCCTGGCGTACGCACTGGCGACCGATCCGGGCGACCTGCTGCACCGCAAGACGTACATCAGCCGTCCGATGCTGCTCATCACGGCGACGGCGCTGCTCTCGCCCGCGCTGGTGCGCCCCCTGGCCCGGCTGCTCCCCCGGCTGCCCGGCCCCGTCAGCCTGCTGGTGCGCGAGAACGCGCTCGCCGGAGCCCGCCGTACCGCCGCCGCGGCCGCGCCCGTCCTGGTCACCGTGGCCCTCGCCGGCTCCCTGCTGGGCGCGACGGCCACGTTGAACGAGGCCAGGGCGGCGGAGGTGCGGCAGCAGACGGCCGCGGACTTCGTGCTGACGCCCGGCGACGGCGGCAGCGGCGACGGCGGTGCGACTGTGCCGGCGAGCACGGTGGAGCAGCTCCGGCGGATCCCGGACACGATCGTCTCCGCCGGCGCGGCGACGGCCGTGTACACCCTGGAGGACGGGGTCGCACTGGTGAAGTCCGAGGCACGGGCTGCCGATCCGGGCCTCCTGGGTTCCGCGCTACGACCGCCGGTGACGGCGGGCCGGCTCGCCGACCTGGACGACGCTTCGATCGTCGTGACGGAGGAATGGGCGGAGCACCGGGTGGGGCAGCGGGTGCGGATATGGCTCGGCGACGGCACCCCGAAGACGTTGCGCATCGCCGCCGTACTGGCTGTCGGCACCGGCGACAACGGCGTCTACGTCACCCCGGCCAACGCGGGCGGCGCGGGCGTCGACCGGATCGACGTACGGGTGCGGGCGGGGGCCGATCCGGCGGCGGTCGCGGCGCGGCTGCGGGCGGTCGACGGAGTGCGGGTGCTGACCACGGCACAGTGGGTGCGGGCGAGTTACCCGCAGACCAACCGCACCACCCGCCTCGGACTCCTGCTCGTCCTGGGCGTCGCGCTCCTCTACACCGGCATCTCGCTCGCCAACACCCTCCTCATGGCCGCGGCCGACCGCCGACGGGAGTCGAGCATCCTCCGCCTGGCCGGAGCCACCAACGGCCAACTCCTGTGCCTGACCGGCGTGGAGGCCCTCACCGTCGTAGGACTGGGGGCGGTCCTGGGCCTCGCGGTCACCGCCGCGAACCTCGCCGGCCTGGCCGGCGCGCTCCATCTGGTCTCGGCTCCGGCGACGGTCGTCGTGCCTTGGGAGGCGATGGGCTGGGTGGCGGGAGCTTGCGGGGTGGTGGGGGTCGTTGTTTCCCTGGCGGCGACGGTGGGGTCAGGGCGCGGGTGA
- a CDS encoding DUF6083 domain-containing protein: protein MAVLHSVSQPECLLCSSNGPDVRERGRIVPLSVELCDRCWNKVANELALCEGATAAPDPEFDPDDVEWVEPRTCRQCHAPVRCYLTNYDRWVELATFELPAKKVPPRHRWRLMRPRAANTPIVVATVAFRIGAIDPTPGEPVIPAHEFMCLRHEA, encoded by the coding sequence ATGGCGGTTCTCCACAGTGTCAGCCAGCCTGAGTGCCTGTTGTGCTCCTCGAACGGGCCTGACGTTCGTGAGCGGGGACGGATCGTTCCCCTGTCGGTCGAACTCTGCGACAGGTGCTGGAACAAGGTCGCCAACGAGCTTGCCCTGTGCGAAGGCGCCACAGCGGCACCGGACCCCGAATTCGACCCGGATGACGTGGAATGGGTCGAGCCCCGCACATGCCGGCAGTGTCATGCGCCGGTGCGTTGCTACCTGACCAACTATGACCGTTGGGTCGAACTGGCCACGTTCGAGCTGCCGGCGAAGAAGGTCCCTCCGCGCCACCGTTGGCGTTTGATGCGCCCGAGGGCGGCGAACACACCGATCGTTGTGGCGACCGTGGCTTTCAGGATCGGCGCCATCGATCCCACCCCCGGAGAACCCGTCATTCCCGCTCATGAGTTCATGTGTCTGAGGCATGAGGCATGA
- the glpR gene encoding gephyrin-like molybdotransferase receptor GlpR: MSSSGLIYAVIVGAWAAYLVPMWLRRQDELNEARPTERFSTAIRLLSGRAGMERRYAKDLRARSTEEGEPDSDVPPDGVTASVDVRAFAMPPTRPQVKATVQERPQERGPARGQERGQERPEPTREPARGQEREQASRPTREQASKPAREQAAKPAREHAVKSPHEQASAPESAPASASGHGYEASAASAHQRGAERMPERAPARVPVARRTTPSAQAAAARAQRSKALARRRRTTVLLFLAFTLGAVVAAVGGLTFLWAPAVPAVLLSAYIAYLRSQEHRRFAYQMDRRRAEVAAQRLRERQPRRRASASANASADTGPDAGAEEPHEDPEPETDPGLLALAADRRALVEQTDHAEWVDQQRERQRRPGHGESWDPVPVPLPTYVTAPVAPRATSDVDLGAPDAWSSARSSSVAPDQDTADGAHEHTADDRNRDAESGAGADGESDEASDGEPRPEGDERSDARRAASARRSRERGRTPLFDQYDDDGRPRAANE; encoded by the coding sequence GTGAGCAGCAGCGGCCTCATCTACGCAGTCATCGTCGGGGCCTGGGCCGCCTACTTGGTGCCGATGTGGCTCCGTAGGCAGGACGAGCTGAACGAAGCCCGTCCGACGGAACGCTTCAGCACCGCCATCCGGCTGCTGTCCGGACGGGCGGGCATGGAGCGCCGGTACGCCAAGGACCTGCGGGCGCGCTCCACCGAGGAGGGCGAGCCCGACTCCGACGTGCCGCCGGACGGCGTCACCGCATCGGTGGACGTCCGGGCCTTCGCCATGCCTCCGACCCGCCCGCAGGTGAAAGCGACGGTTCAGGAGCGTCCGCAGGAGCGCGGACCGGCACGTGGGCAGGAGCGCGGGCAGGAACGCCCGGAGCCGACGCGTGAACCGGCGCGCGGCCAGGAGCGCGAACAGGCGTCCCGGCCCACCCGTGAGCAGGCGTCCAAGCCCGCGCGCGAACAGGCGGCGAAGCCGGCGCGCGAGCACGCGGTCAAGTCCCCGCACGAGCAGGCCTCCGCGCCCGAATCGGCTCCCGCGTCCGCATCGGGGCACGGGTATGAAGCGAGCGCCGCGTCGGCGCACCAGCGTGGGGCGGAGCGCATGCCGGAACGTGCGCCGGCACGGGTCCCCGTCGCGAGACGCACGACGCCCTCCGCACAGGCGGCCGCCGCGCGCGCCCAGCGCTCGAAGGCGCTCGCACGCCGTCGGCGCACCACCGTCCTGCTCTTCCTCGCCTTCACGCTCGGCGCGGTCGTCGCGGCCGTCGGCGGACTCACGTTCCTCTGGGCGCCCGCCGTGCCCGCCGTCCTGCTCAGCGCCTACATCGCGTACCTGCGCTCCCAGGAGCACCGGCGCTTCGCCTACCAGATGGACCGCAGGCGGGCCGAGGTCGCCGCGCAGCGGCTGCGGGAGCGCCAGCCGCGCAGGCGGGCCTCGGCGTCCGCGAACGCCTCGGCCGACACCGGCCCGGACGCCGGCGCAGAGGAGCCGCACGAGGACCCCGAACCGGAGACCGACCCCGGGCTGCTGGCGCTGGCCGCGGACCGCAGGGCGCTCGTCGAGCAGACCGACCACGCGGAGTGGGTCGATCAGCAGCGTGAGCGGCAGCGCCGGCCCGGCCACGGCGAGAGCTGGGACCCGGTACCGGTACCGCTGCCGACCTACGTGACCGCGCCGGTCGCGCCCCGGGCCACCTCAGACGTGGACCTCGGAGCGCCGGACGCCTGGAGCTCGGCCCGCTCCAGCTCGGTCGCGCCGGACCAGGACACGGCGGACGGGGCCCACGAGCACACCGCCGACGACCGGAACCGGGACGCCGAGAGCGGCGCCGGAGCGGACGGCGAGTCGGACGAGGCCTCCGACGGCGAGCCCAGGCCGGAGGGCGACGAACGCAGCGACGCCCGCCGGGCCGCCTCGGCCCGCCGCTCCCGGGAACGCGGCCGCACCCCCCTGTTCGACCAGTACGACGACGACGGCCGCCCCCGAGCCGCCAACGAGTGA
- a CDS encoding GNAT family N-acetyltransferase, translating to MDGDIVLRPIKVRDQRAWREVNRRNRDWLRPWEATIPPPAPSGPIAHRPTYRQMVRHLRSEANAGRMLPFVIEYQGRLVGQLTVAGITWGSMCSGHVGYWVDESVAGRGVMPTAVALVVDHCFRRVGLHRIEVCIRPENGPSRRVVEKLGFREEGLRPRYLHIDGAWRDHLVFALTAEEVPEGLLSRWRRTRSRSEPRDPQNNPRNASQNTPGNHGGPRN from the coding sequence GTGGACGGCGACATCGTCCTGCGGCCCATAAAGGTGCGCGACCAGCGGGCCTGGCGTGAGGTCAACCGGCGCAACCGGGACTGGCTGCGCCCCTGGGAGGCGACCATCCCGCCGCCCGCGCCCAGCGGGCCGATCGCGCACCGGCCCACGTACCGCCAGATGGTGAGGCATCTGCGGTCCGAGGCGAACGCGGGGCGGATGCTGCCGTTCGTCATCGAGTACCAGGGGCGGCTCGTCGGGCAGTTGACGGTCGCCGGCATCACCTGGGGCTCCATGTGCTCCGGGCACGTCGGCTACTGGGTGGACGAGTCGGTGGCCGGCCGCGGGGTGATGCCGACGGCCGTGGCGCTCGTCGTGGACCACTGTTTCCGCAGGGTCGGGCTGCACCGCATCGAGGTCTGCATCCGGCCCGAGAACGGGCCCAGCCGCCGGGTCGTGGAGAAACTCGGCTTCCGCGAGGAGGGGCTGCGGCCGCGCTATCTCCACATCGACGGCGCCTGGCGCGACCACCTCGTCTTCGCACTCACCGCGGAGGAGGTGCCGGAGGGTCTGCTGAGCCGCTGGCGGCGCACGCGCTCCCGGAGTGAGCCCCGCGACCCCCAGAACAACCCCCGCAACGCCTCCCAGAACACTCCCGGGAATCACGGCGGCCCCAGAAATTGA
- a CDS encoding molybdenum cofactor biosynthesis protein B, with the protein MTLDASIGGALLAPYAALVVTASNRAAAGVYEDRGGPLIAEGLKGFGFAVDGPQVVPDGDPVEAVLRAGAEAGYDVIVTTGGTGISPTDRTPEATRAVIDHEVPGIAEAIRAYGREKVPTAALSRGLAGVAGGTLIVNLPGSTGGVKDGLAVLEPLLTHAVDQIRGGDHPRPGAGTGGAS; encoded by the coding sequence ATGACACTCGATGCGTCGATCGGCGGCGCGCTGCTCGCGCCGTACGCCGCGCTGGTCGTGACCGCCTCCAACCGGGCCGCCGCCGGGGTCTACGAGGACCGGGGCGGGCCCCTGATCGCCGAAGGCCTCAAGGGCTTCGGTTTCGCTGTCGACGGGCCGCAGGTAGTGCCGGACGGGGACCCCGTGGAGGCGGTGCTGCGGGCGGGGGCCGAGGCGGGATACGACGTGATCGTCACCACCGGCGGCACCGGGATCTCCCCCACCGACCGCACGCCCGAAGCGACCCGCGCGGTGATCGACCACGAGGTGCCGGGCATCGCGGAGGCCATCCGGGCGTACGGCCGGGAGAAGGTGCCGACCGCGGCGCTCTCCCGGGGCCTGGCCGGAGTGGCGGGCGGCACGTTGATCGTCAACCTCCCGGGTTCCACCGGCGGGGTGAAGGACGGGCTGGCCGTTCTGGAGCCCCTGCTGACGCACGCCGTCGACCAGATCCGCGGCGGCGACCACCCCAGACCCGGGGCCGGCACGGGGGGTGCGAGCTGA
- the moaC gene encoding cyclic pyranopterin monophosphate synthase MoaC, producing MSTQDAQDAQDRLTHIDEAGAARMVDVSGKDVTARTARAGGRVLVSPRVIELLRGEGVPKGDALATARIAGIMGAKRTPDLIPLCHPLALSGVKLDLSVADDAVEITATVRTTDRTGVEMEALTAVSVAALTVIDMVKAVDKGAVITDVRVEEKTGGKSGDWSRA from the coding sequence ATGAGCACGCAGGACGCGCAGGACGCGCAGGACCGACTCACGCACATCGACGAGGCGGGCGCCGCCCGCATGGTCGACGTGTCCGGCAAGGACGTGACCGCGCGCACGGCGCGCGCCGGCGGTCGCGTCCTGGTCTCGCCCCGCGTGATCGAGCTGCTGCGCGGCGAGGGCGTTCCCAAGGGCGACGCGCTGGCCACCGCGCGGATCGCGGGCATCATGGGCGCCAAACGCACCCCGGACCTCATCCCGCTGTGCCACCCCTTGGCGCTGTCCGGTGTGAAACTGGACCTGTCGGTCGCGGACGACGCCGTGGAGATCACCGCCACGGTGAGGACGACGGACCGCACGGGAGTCGAGATGGAGGCCCTCACTGCGGTCTCCGTCGCCGCGCTCACCGTGATCGACATGGTCAAGGCGGTCGACAAGGGAGCGGTCATCACGGACGTGCGCGTGGAGGAGAAGACGGGCGGCAAGTCGGGCGACTGGAGCCGGGCATGA
- the glp gene encoding gephyrin-like molybdotransferase Glp: MSTAAPRTTGQDRLWSVDEHLEDILATVRPLEPIELQLPDAQGCVLVDDVTVPVSLPPFDNSSMDGYAVRVADVAGASEEFPAVLEVVGDVAAGHADLLHVGPGQAARIMTGAPLPPGAEAVVPVEWTDGGLGEGPVSSMRARSLAPEQASGHVRVHRPAALRAHVRAKGSDVKAGDRALDAGTVLGPPQIALLAAIGRASVRVRPRPRVVVMSTGSELVQPGEELGSGQIYDSNSFALTAAARDAGAIAYRVGAVADDAETLRSTIDDQLVRADLLVTTGGVSVGAYDVVKEALSSVGDEDEAGSGIEFRTLAMQPGKPQGFGSIGPDHIPLLALPGNPVSSYVSFELFVRPAIRTLMGLEDVHRPTTRAKLTADKALTSPKGRRQFLRAVHADGAVRPVGGAGSHLVAALAHADALIVVPEDVESVEPGAEVEVVLLG; encoded by the coding sequence TTGAGCACCGCCGCGCCCCGTACCACCGGCCAGGACCGCCTCTGGTCGGTGGACGAGCACCTGGAGGACATCCTCGCCACCGTCCGCCCTCTCGAGCCCATCGAGCTGCAACTGCCCGACGCCCAGGGCTGCGTCCTGGTCGACGACGTCACGGTGCCGGTCTCCCTGCCGCCGTTCGACAACAGCTCCATGGACGGGTACGCGGTGCGGGTCGCGGATGTCGCAGGCGCGAGCGAGGAGTTCCCGGCGGTGCTGGAGGTCGTCGGAGACGTCGCGGCGGGCCATGCCGATCTGCTCCACGTGGGGCCGGGACAGGCCGCCCGGATCATGACCGGCGCCCCGCTGCCGCCCGGCGCCGAGGCCGTCGTCCCCGTGGAGTGGACGGACGGGGGACTCGGCGAGGGCCCGGTCAGCTCGATGCGCGCCCGCAGCCTCGCCCCCGAGCAGGCCTCGGGGCACGTGCGCGTGCACCGGCCCGCTGCCCTTCGCGCGCACGTCCGCGCGAAGGGCAGCGACGTCAAGGCCGGCGACCGCGCCCTCGACGCCGGAACCGTCCTCGGACCGCCCCAGATCGCCCTGCTCGCCGCGATCGGCCGCGCCTCGGTACGCGTGCGCCCGCGCCCGCGCGTGGTCGTGATGTCCACCGGCAGCGAACTCGTCCAGCCCGGCGAGGAGCTGGGCAGCGGCCAGATCTACGACTCCAACAGCTTCGCCCTCACCGCGGCCGCCCGGGACGCCGGCGCCATCGCCTACCGGGTGGGCGCGGTCGCCGACGACGCCGAGACCCTCCGTTCCACCATCGACGACCAGCTCGTCCGCGCCGACCTCCTCGTCACCACCGGCGGCGTGAGCGTCGGGGCCTACGACGTCGTCAAGGAGGCGCTGTCGTCCGTCGGGGACGAGGACGAGGCGGGCAGCGGCATCGAGTTCCGCACGCTCGCCATGCAGCCCGGCAAGCCCCAGGGCTTCGGTTCCATCGGCCCCGACCACATCCCCCTGCTGGCCCTGCCCGGCAACCCGGTGTCGTCGTACGTCTCCTTCGAGCTGTTCGTGCGGCCCGCCATCCGCACCCTGATGGGGCTCGAGGACGTCCACCGGCCCACCACGCGCGCGAAGCTCACCGCGGACAAGGCGCTGACCTCCCCGAAGGGCCGCAGACAGTTCCTGCGCGCCGTGCACGCCGACGGCGCCGTCCGCCCGGTCGGCGGCGCGGGCTCCCACCTCGTCGCGGCCCTGGCGCACGCGGACGCGCTGATCGTCGTACCCGAGGACGTGGAGTCCGTCGAGCCCGGCGCCGAGGTCGAGGTCGTCCTGCTGGGCTGA